Proteins encoded together in one Kutzneria kofuensis window:
- a CDS encoding glycosyltransferase: protein MSGEIGYADGAESEVLLALKAAEDISAGSTELAAKVDSWETAYHFSPQRLGLLAPLRLRPELRAVDLGCGTGVLTRALGEAGLDVLGIEGTEDRAAAARERCRDLPNVRIVRGEIEGELAAVSGMDLAVLCGVLEYSTRFGAGPERLLAGVRKALSDRGVVALAIENQLGVGYLLGRPEDHHGKSWVGVADYPGAQPQARTWTRRKLASLLADAGLKAQRWLLPYPDYKLPRVVLNTALFDRPDAPELVEKLVRDPLRGAFGGGRMAAPVRELYRAAVAEGFGVEVAPSFLVLASASEEPLDELLDPSLAWLVSAGRRPEWRRTRGLGRDLVLTSGTARSSKRDWLRQQTVLTESWLAGRPLDAWLLDALRVGDLAECRRLAALWQRTVLAEARPLAADDELHPYLPGREGVAVLPPDHLDVHPGNLIITPNGRVGRVDREWLAGTGVDAELAQLRSLLEFANDLYDSGAPHVWGDAATVRDLTRGLAGLVGLEAVADERWTELVEAEGVLQWLVAGTSAAATVKALHERASRPRPEPLWSVEGGLDGLVAERDHRKRVEQSLRDVTADLERHRQVLLDVTADLERHRQALADAHAHAEDLGGRLGISEQELSVARAEAARLDRRLGLVFAELADAALEAEWSQARAAELEQQAAQVADRLSKTRARLDALENAKIVRAAHRYLWPSARIARGMRDIALGRAGDEGDAVLRRSGPLAGVFGARMRESARPKREAELLYLVNVPEKPVAVGRGQVVDLDGWVVNAGIAVKDVRVLFEGTWHVASLGHSRPDVVAALGPSVVRTPEGCGFRVRLPLSPVAAPVDKPLALGVLLVDGTLLRRELPPLRLVPSNLDPVTVSWPGSGPKVAVCMATYRPDPAFLAAQLDSIKAQTHDNWVCVLSDDNSGPESVAVIRRLITGDDRFVLVAHEDNVGFYANFERALAAAPSDADAVALADQDDVWDPDKLATLLAALEGHGLAYSDMRLVDEDDTVVAGSFWQDRRNQWTDLEALLLLNTVTGASSLVDGRTLRELVLPFPPGTPSAFHDQWTAAVALADSKLAFVDRALYSYRQHGQAVTGHRQERLDKGLPGRIGMALLALGRNEVLTAEQEAQLEAVAEYELRRVAQFATTLLLRVDGMTAEDRERLTELSEVENRRAPLLKLAARAREETAGAERFLLSAALRWHALRRSRAKIPPLVPPSID from the coding sequence ATGTCGGGTGAGATCGGCTATGCCGACGGCGCGGAGTCCGAGGTCCTGCTCGCGCTGAAGGCCGCGGAGGACATCAGCGCGGGGTCGACGGAGCTGGCGGCGAAGGTCGACTCCTGGGAGACGGCCTACCACTTCTCGCCGCAGCGGCTGGGCCTGCTGGCGCCGCTGCGGCTGCGGCCGGAGCTGCGCGCGGTCGACCTGGGCTGTGGCACGGGCGTGCTGACCCGCGCGCTCGGCGAGGCGGGCCTGGATGTGCTCGGCATCGAGGGCACGGAGGATCGCGCGGCGGCGGCTCGGGAGCGCTGCCGGGACCTGCCGAACGTGCGAATCGTGCGCGGCGAGATCGAGGGCGAGCTGGCCGCTGTGAGCGGCATGGACCTGGCGGTGCTGTGCGGGGTGCTGGAGTACAGCACCCGCTTCGGCGCGGGTCCGGAACGGTTGCTGGCCGGCGTTCGCAAGGCGCTGTCCGACCGCGGCGTGGTGGCGCTGGCGATCGAGAACCAGCTCGGCGTCGGCTATTTGCTCGGCCGGCCTGAGGATCACCACGGCAAGTCCTGGGTGGGCGTCGCCGACTACCCGGGAGCCCAACCGCAGGCCCGCACGTGGACGCGACGGAAGCTGGCTTCGCTGCTGGCCGACGCCGGCCTCAAGGCGCAGCGCTGGCTGCTGCCGTACCCGGACTACAAGCTGCCGCGCGTCGTGCTGAACACGGCGTTGTTCGATCGTCCGGACGCCCCCGAGCTGGTGGAGAAGCTGGTCCGCGACCCGCTGCGCGGTGCGTTCGGCGGTGGCCGGATGGCGGCCCCGGTGCGTGAGCTGTACCGGGCGGCGGTGGCCGAGGGTTTCGGCGTGGAGGTCGCCCCCTCGTTCCTGGTGCTCGCGTCGGCGTCCGAGGAACCGCTGGACGAGTTGCTCGACCCGAGCCTGGCCTGGCTGGTGAGCGCCGGCCGCCGGCCGGAATGGCGGCGCACCCGCGGACTCGGCCGCGACCTCGTGCTGACATCGGGCACTGCCCGCAGCTCGAAGCGTGACTGGTTGCGGCAGCAGACCGTCCTGACGGAGTCCTGGCTCGCCGGCCGTCCGCTCGACGCCTGGTTGCTGGATGCCCTGCGGGTCGGTGACCTGGCGGAATGTCGCCGGCTGGCCGCATTGTGGCAGCGGACGGTGCTCGCCGAGGCTCGCCCACTGGCCGCCGATGACGAGTTGCACCCCTACCTGCCGGGGCGCGAGGGCGTGGCGGTGCTGCCACCGGATCACCTGGACGTGCACCCGGGCAACCTGATCATCACCCCGAACGGCCGCGTCGGGCGGGTGGACCGCGAATGGTTGGCCGGCACCGGAGTGGATGCGGAGTTGGCGCAGCTGCGGTCGCTGCTGGAGTTCGCGAACGATCTGTACGACAGCGGCGCGCCGCACGTCTGGGGCGACGCGGCCACCGTCCGCGATCTCACCCGTGGCCTGGCCGGACTGGTCGGGCTCGAAGCAGTGGCCGATGAGCGTTGGACCGAACTGGTCGAGGCCGAGGGCGTGCTCCAGTGGCTGGTCGCCGGCACGTCCGCGGCGGCGACCGTCAAGGCGCTGCACGAGCGGGCGAGCCGGCCTCGCCCGGAGCCGCTGTGGTCGGTCGAGGGCGGTCTCGACGGACTCGTCGCCGAGCGCGATCATCGCAAGCGGGTCGAGCAGAGCCTGCGCGACGTCACCGCCGATCTCGAACGCCACCGCCAGGTTCTCCTCGACGTCACCGCCGATCTCGAACGGCACCGCCAGGCGCTGGCCGACGCGCATGCCCACGCCGAGGACCTCGGGGGACGGCTCGGCATCTCCGAGCAGGAGCTGTCCGTGGCCCGTGCCGAGGCCGCGCGGCTGGACCGCCGGCTGGGCCTGGTCTTCGCGGAACTCGCGGATGCGGCGCTGGAGGCCGAGTGGTCGCAGGCGCGCGCCGCGGAGTTGGAGCAGCAGGCGGCGCAGGTCGCCGATCGCCTGTCGAAGACCCGGGCCCGCTTGGACGCGTTGGAGAACGCCAAGATCGTGCGCGCGGCGCACCGCTACCTGTGGCCGTCGGCGCGGATTGCCCGGGGCATGCGGGACATCGCGCTGGGTCGGGCCGGCGATGAGGGCGACGCCGTGCTGCGGCGGTCCGGTCCGCTGGCCGGTGTGTTCGGGGCCCGGATGCGCGAATCGGCGCGGCCGAAGCGTGAGGCGGAACTCCTTTACCTGGTGAACGTGCCGGAGAAGCCGGTCGCGGTCGGCCGCGGTCAGGTGGTGGACCTGGACGGCTGGGTGGTCAACGCCGGCATCGCGGTGAAGGACGTCCGGGTACTGTTCGAGGGCACCTGGCACGTGGCGAGCCTGGGCCACTCACGGCCGGATGTCGTTGCCGCGCTTGGGCCTTCGGTCGTGCGCACGCCCGAGGGCTGCGGCTTCCGGGTCCGGCTGCCGCTCTCGCCGGTCGCCGCGCCGGTGGACAAGCCGCTGGCGCTGGGCGTGCTGCTGGTGGACGGAACGCTGCTGCGGCGCGAACTTCCGCCGCTGCGACTCGTTCCGTCCAATTTGGACCCGGTGACGGTGTCGTGGCCCGGCAGCGGTCCGAAGGTCGCGGTGTGCATGGCGACCTACCGGCCGGATCCGGCTTTCCTTGCCGCGCAACTGGATTCCATCAAGGCCCAGACGCACGACAACTGGGTGTGCGTGCTCAGCGACGACAACTCCGGTCCGGAGTCGGTCGCGGTCATCCGCCGGCTGATCACCGGCGACGACCGGTTCGTGCTCGTGGCCCACGAGGACAACGTCGGCTTCTACGCCAACTTCGAGCGCGCTCTGGCCGCCGCGCCGTCCGACGCGGACGCGGTCGCGCTGGCCGACCAGGACGACGTGTGGGACCCGGACAAGCTGGCGACGCTGCTCGCCGCGCTGGAGGGCCACGGGCTCGCCTACTCGGACATGCGGCTCGTCGACGAGGACGACACCGTGGTGGCCGGCTCGTTCTGGCAGGACCGCCGCAACCAGTGGACGGACCTGGAGGCGTTGCTGCTGCTCAACACCGTCACCGGGGCGTCGAGCCTGGTCGACGGTCGGACGCTGCGTGAGCTGGTGCTGCCGTTCCCGCCGGGCACGCCGTCGGCGTTCCACGACCAGTGGACCGCGGCAGTCGCGCTGGCCGACAGCAAGCTGGCATTCGTGGACCGCGCCCTGTATTCGTACCGGCAGCACGGGCAGGCCGTGACCGGCCACCGTCAGGAGCGGCTGGACAAGGGGTTGCCCGGCCGTATCGGCATGGCGCTGCTTGCCTTGGGACGCAACGAGGTGCTCACCGCCGAGCAGGAGGCACAGCTGGAGGCCGTCGCCGAGTACGAGCTGCGCCGGGTCGCCCAGTTCGCGACGACGCTGCTGCTGCGGGTGGACGGCATGACCGCCGAGGACCGCGAGCGGCTGACCGAGCTGAGCGAGGTGGAGAACCGCCGCGCGCCGCTGCTGAAGCTGGCTGCCCGCGCTCGGGAGGAGACCGCGGGCGCCGAGCGGTTCCTGCTCAGCGCCGCCCTGCGCTGGCACGCGCTGCGCCGGTCCCGCGCGAAGATCCCGCCGCTGGTGCCGCCGAGCATCGACTAG
- a CDS encoding glycosyltransferase, producing MRITFVLVSYGGRELVVDCLRKLAEHTPQPYEVIVADSASPDGTGEWLAKNLTGATVLRMDRNLGFGAGCNLAVRQAKTELVCFLNADVEVTEGWLEPLLAVLDERPEVAAVAPVMLNTDGTVQEAGSIIGGDGWCRAWDGPEHEMFARQVDYASAACLLMRRSAFNQAGGFSADYEIAYFEDVDLQVQLKALGWTVWLDPRSKVVHARHGSSTTDRAMELMRLNHKVFLRRWPQELVDRPDVVGLDEPERAHHKFWLRDRNAGYRVLLIDDRVPQADRGRGDPRTMAVVDAWRLADPNARVTFYAYSPERAEEYAPGLQAKGIEVVWGVTDARRWAAERAGLYDVIVVFRPHNFAQVGLTISKSQPQAVKVYDSEALFYRRPGQYFETALTSAERRRLAIEARHLREQEEHAFNWADVAVCVSEEEARWARGIAPDTSVHVACYPANLPGEVPGLEGRDGLAFFGGFDNTPRTPNEFAVLELVDDVLPELSRRHPGLRLRVIGADPSPAVRALARDDIEVLGKVPDPGVWLSKARLHVVPMRYGAGVKIKFVDSMAAGLPFVTTPVGGEGLHLGWMARHLVGESPAEIVELCDRMLTDDVLWAEIQQALVEVCRTKFSAAAFRAEMEGVIADCGALPAHKAGATS from the coding sequence ATGAGGATCACGTTCGTCCTGGTCTCCTACGGGGGCCGCGAGCTCGTCGTGGACTGCCTGCGGAAGCTGGCCGAACACACCCCGCAGCCGTACGAGGTGATCGTCGCCGACAGCGCGTCGCCGGACGGCACCGGCGAGTGGCTGGCCAAGAACCTCACCGGCGCGACCGTGCTGCGCATGGACCGCAACCTCGGCTTCGGCGCCGGCTGCAACCTGGCCGTGCGGCAGGCGAAGACCGAGCTGGTGTGCTTCCTCAACGCCGACGTCGAAGTCACCGAGGGCTGGCTGGAGCCGCTGCTGGCGGTGCTCGACGAGCGGCCGGAGGTGGCGGCGGTCGCGCCGGTCATGCTCAACACCGACGGCACCGTTCAGGAGGCCGGCAGCATCATCGGCGGCGACGGCTGGTGCCGTGCCTGGGACGGTCCCGAGCACGAGATGTTCGCGCGCCAGGTGGACTACGCGTCGGCGGCCTGCCTGCTGATGCGGCGCAGCGCCTTCAACCAGGCCGGCGGCTTCAGCGCCGACTACGAGATCGCCTACTTCGAGGACGTCGACCTGCAGGTCCAGCTCAAGGCCCTGGGCTGGACGGTGTGGCTGGACCCGCGGTCGAAGGTCGTGCACGCCCGCCACGGCAGCAGCACCACCGACCGTGCCATGGAGCTGATGCGGCTCAACCACAAGGTTTTCCTCCGCCGCTGGCCGCAGGAACTGGTCGACCGCCCGGACGTCGTCGGTCTCGACGAGCCGGAGCGAGCGCACCACAAGTTCTGGCTGCGCGACCGCAACGCCGGTTATCGGGTGCTGCTGATCGACGACCGCGTGCCGCAGGCCGACCGCGGCCGCGGCGACCCCCGCACGATGGCCGTCGTCGACGCCTGGCGGCTGGCCGACCCGAACGCCCGCGTCACCTTCTACGCCTACTCGCCCGAGCGCGCCGAGGAGTACGCGCCGGGCCTGCAGGCCAAGGGAATCGAGGTCGTGTGGGGTGTCACCGACGCCCGGCGCTGGGCGGCCGAGCGGGCCGGCCTGTACGACGTGATCGTGGTGTTCCGGCCGCACAACTTCGCCCAGGTCGGCCTGACGATCTCCAAGTCGCAGCCGCAGGCGGTCAAGGTCTACGACTCCGAGGCGCTGTTCTACCGCCGCCCCGGCCAGTACTTCGAGACGGCGCTGACGTCGGCGGAGCGCCGCCGGCTGGCGATCGAGGCGCGGCACCTGCGTGAGCAGGAGGAACACGCCTTCAACTGGGCCGACGTGGCCGTCTGCGTGAGCGAGGAGGAGGCGCGCTGGGCCCGTGGCATCGCGCCGGACACCTCCGTGCACGTCGCCTGCTACCCGGCGAACCTGCCCGGCGAGGTGCCCGGTCTCGAGGGCCGTGACGGGCTGGCGTTCTTCGGCGGCTTCGACAACACGCCCCGCACGCCCAACGAGTTCGCGGTCCTGGAACTCGTCGACGACGTGCTGCCGGAGCTGTCACGCCGGCACCCCGGCCTCCGGCTGCGGGTCATCGGCGCGGATCCGTCGCCGGCCGTGCGTGCCTTGGCCCGTGACGACATCGAGGTGCTGGGCAAGGTGCCGGACCCGGGCGTGTGGCTGTCCAAGGCGCGCCTGCACGTGGTGCCGATGCGCTACGGCGCCGGCGTGAAGATCAAGTTCGTCGACTCGATGGCGGCCGGACTGCCGTTCGTCACCACCCCGGTCGGCGGCGAGGGCCTGCACCTGGGCTGGATGGCCCGGCACCTGGTCGGCGAGTCGCCGGCCGAGATCGTCGAGCTGTGCGACCGGATGCTCACCGACGACGTGCTCTGGGCGGAGATCCAGCAGGCGCTCGTCGAGGTGTGCCGGACCAAGTTCTCCGCCGCGGCGTTCCGCGCCGAGATGGAGGGCGTGATCGCCGACTGCGGGGCGCTGCCGGCCCACAAAGCAGGCGCTACCAGCTAG
- a CDS encoding alginate O-acetyltransferase AlgX-related protein yields the protein MGEPGEDTQPISRHESWLPDDHPLYRPRHGKQRFALIAAVVFFVTPLFGLTIFGTPPSIENRALHPFPSIGDGWSFFTELGPWATDHLSFREQAIKLTDGISRSIFGEPPNQDSGDPSQPTSGPIAAGPPPTVGSSTPGSQPLDNEPPPIAGYPRVIEGKNNWLYFGYDTQGKCQPQQPLDDVISSLVKLRAAVEQSGRKFVLLVPPDKSTAVPENLPDQYPGKSCALAYSAKFWSAVTAEAGAVDLRPALARLGSSAYFPQDTHWTYAGGLIMTRALAGAISPGIDVPWRVTEGAKVEGPADLPPMITRTGTDTSHTYRLAPDGGVDRTQQGPFDTHNTLTFHTDNPVNGMVAGKTAMVTDSFTNYAMPFLAAAFGDITLTPSAVVQQDPSAEAQRMVDSDTVVLEVVERNVASGISPLTQPAVLNTIVQQLAAHPKR from the coding sequence GTGGGGGAGCCGGGCGAGGACACGCAGCCGATCAGCCGACACGAGTCGTGGCTGCCGGACGACCACCCGCTCTACCGCCCCCGGCACGGCAAGCAGCGCTTCGCCCTGATCGCGGCGGTCGTCTTCTTCGTTACACCGCTGTTCGGCCTCACCATCTTCGGCACGCCGCCGTCGATCGAGAACCGCGCCCTGCACCCGTTCCCGAGCATCGGAGACGGCTGGTCCTTCTTCACCGAACTGGGCCCGTGGGCGACCGACCACCTCTCCTTCCGCGAGCAGGCGATCAAGCTGACGGACGGCATCAGCCGCTCGATCTTCGGCGAGCCGCCCAACCAGGACAGCGGCGACCCGTCGCAGCCGACGAGCGGCCCGATCGCCGCCGGGCCCCCGCCGACGGTCGGCTCGTCCACCCCGGGATCGCAGCCGCTGGACAACGAGCCGCCGCCGATCGCCGGCTACCCACGGGTGATCGAGGGCAAGAACAACTGGCTGTACTTCGGCTACGACACGCAGGGCAAGTGCCAGCCGCAGCAGCCGCTCGACGACGTCATCTCGAGCCTGGTCAAGCTTCGCGCGGCGGTGGAGCAGTCCGGACGCAAGTTCGTGCTGCTGGTGCCGCCGGACAAGTCGACGGCGGTGCCCGAGAACCTGCCCGACCAATACCCGGGCAAGTCCTGCGCGCTGGCCTACAGCGCGAAGTTCTGGTCCGCGGTGACGGCCGAGGCCGGCGCCGTCGACCTGAGGCCGGCCCTGGCCCGCCTGGGCTCGTCCGCGTACTTCCCGCAGGACACGCACTGGACCTACGCCGGCGGCCTGATCATGACCAGGGCGCTGGCCGGCGCCATCAGCCCCGGCATCGACGTGCCGTGGCGGGTCACCGAGGGGGCCAAGGTGGAAGGCCCGGCCGACCTGCCGCCGATGATCACCCGCACCGGGACCGACACCAGCCACACCTACCGGCTGGCCCCCGACGGCGGCGTGGACCGGACGCAGCAGGGGCCGTTCGACACCCACAACACCCTGACCTTCCACACCGACAACCCGGTCAACGGCATGGTCGCCGGCAAGACGGCGATGGTCACGGACTCGTTCACCAACTACGCGATGCCCTTCCTCGCGGCGGCGTTCGGCGACATCACCCTCACGCCGAGCGCGGTGGTGCAGCAGGACCCGAGCGCGGAGGCGCAGCGCATGGTGGACAGCGACACAGTGGTGCTCGAGGTCGTCGAGCGCAACGTCGCCTCGGGTATCAGCCCGCTGACCCAGCCGGCAGTGCTGAACACGATCGTCCAGCAGTTGGCCGCGCATCCCAAACGCTGA
- a CDS encoding GNAT family N-acetyltransferase, with product MDTQIAAYLRAGRRDGVRIGPFVAGFSADRANPYANYAVPDDDARPTASDVAALIGAFLDRDRKPRLEYLPSVSPHVRPLLEDAGFVAEGLLPLMTMSDLVEPPLVAGVELVPADSDDTVFAMATALNLAYGEPPPTPADVASHASSRDRGGFALLARSATGEPIGGGFVTVPIDGVAELAGIGVVPTWRRRGIAAAITARLVLAARDLDVRVPFLMAADDHAARVYTRVGFRTTGRVLHISR from the coding sequence ATGGACACCCAGATCGCCGCCTACCTGCGCGCCGGCCGCCGCGACGGCGTCCGCATCGGCCCGTTCGTCGCCGGGTTCTCGGCGGACCGCGCCAATCCGTACGCCAACTACGCCGTGCCCGACGACGACGCCCGGCCCACCGCCTCCGACGTCGCCGCGCTGATCGGCGCCTTCCTCGACCGGGACCGTAAGCCGCGCCTGGAATACCTGCCCAGCGTCAGCCCCCATGTGCGGCCCTTGTTGGAGGACGCCGGTTTCGTCGCCGAGGGCCTGCTGCCGTTGATGACGATGTCCGACCTGGTGGAGCCGCCCTTGGTCGCCGGTGTCGAGCTCGTTCCCGCCGACTCCGACGACACCGTGTTCGCCATGGCCACCGCGTTGAACCTCGCCTACGGAGAGCCGCCGCCCACCCCGGCCGACGTCGCCAGCCACGCCAGCTCCCGGGACCGCGGCGGCTTCGCGCTGCTGGCCCGGTCAGCCACCGGCGAGCCGATCGGCGGTGGGTTCGTCACCGTGCCCATCGACGGTGTCGCCGAACTCGCCGGCATCGGCGTCGTCCCCACTTGGCGCCGCCGCGGCATCGCCGCCGCCATCACCGCCCGCCTCGTCCTGGCCGCCCGCGACCTCGACGTGCGGGTCCCTTTCCTGATGGCTGCCGACGACCACGCCGCCCGCGTCTACACCCGTGTCGGCTTTCGGACCACCGGCCGCGTCCTGCACATCTCCCGGTGA
- a CDS encoding MerR family transcriptional regulator: MRIGELADRAGTTTRSLRYYEEQGLLPARRTANGYRDYDEDDLRAVNEIRSLLAIGFALEDTRPFVECLRAGNPTGDVCPASVAVYRRKLDELDDCIARLQAVRAQVAAAVERTTGEEPCCKRSRT, translated from the coding sequence ATGCGCATCGGCGAGCTTGCGGACCGGGCCGGCACCACGACACGCTCGCTCCGCTACTACGAGGAGCAGGGCCTGCTGCCGGCCCGCCGCACGGCCAACGGCTACCGCGACTACGACGAGGACGACCTGCGCGCGGTGAACGAGATCCGCTCGCTGCTGGCGATCGGCTTCGCGCTGGAGGACACGAGGCCGTTCGTGGAGTGCCTGCGGGCGGGCAATCCGACGGGCGACGTCTGCCCGGCGTCGGTGGCGGTGTACCGGCGCAAGCTCGACGAACTGGACGACTGCATCGCACGGCTGCAGGCGGTGAGGGCGCAGGTCGCCGCCGCGGTCGAGCGGACAACCGGGGAGGAACCATGCTGCAAGAGGTCACGGACGTGA
- the trxA gene encoding thioredoxin produces MLQEVTDVNFADRVLTSDKPVLVEFWATWCGPCRMVGPVLERLADEHPEIGIVKMDLDANPATARNYQVMAAPTMLLFEGGEVVKTIVGAKPKAALERELFQPVG; encoded by the coding sequence ATGCTGCAAGAGGTCACGGACGTGAACTTCGCGGACCGGGTGCTGACCAGCGACAAGCCGGTGCTGGTGGAGTTCTGGGCCACCTGGTGCGGCCCGTGCCGGATGGTCGGGCCGGTGCTGGAGCGGCTGGCCGACGAGCACCCGGAGATCGGCATCGTGAAGATGGACCTGGACGCGAATCCGGCGACGGCTCGCAACTACCAGGTGATGGCCGCGCCGACGATGCTGCTGTTCGAGGGCGGCGAGGTGGTGAAGACGATCGTCGGCGCGAAGCCGAAGGCGGCCCTGGAGCGGGAGCTCTTCCAGCCCGTCGGCTAG
- a CDS encoding response regulator, with protein MTIKVVLADDQALVRAGFRLLLETEGGFEVCGEAADGAQAVELARAHRPDVVVMDIRMPGVDGLVATRQITSDASLAGVKVLVLTTFDVDEYVFEALRSGASGFLLKDTEPVDLLHAIRVIAAGEALLAPTVTRRLIAEFANRPEHRRPDPAALRELTEREREVLALVAGGLSNEEIAEHLVISPATSRTHVSRIMTKLGARDRAQLVVLAYESKLVTPRD; from the coding sequence ATGACGATCAAAGTGGTGCTGGCCGACGACCAGGCGCTCGTGCGCGCCGGCTTCCGGCTGCTGCTGGAGACCGAGGGCGGCTTCGAGGTGTGCGGCGAGGCCGCCGACGGCGCCCAGGCCGTCGAGCTGGCGCGGGCGCACCGGCCGGATGTGGTCGTGATGGACATTCGGATGCCCGGCGTCGACGGGCTCGTGGCGACGCGGCAGATCACCTCCGACGCCTCGCTGGCCGGCGTGAAGGTGTTGGTGCTGACCACTTTCGACGTCGACGAGTACGTGTTCGAGGCGCTGCGGTCCGGAGCCAGCGGATTCCTGTTGAAGGACACCGAGCCGGTGGACCTGCTGCACGCCATCCGGGTCATCGCCGCCGGCGAGGCACTGCTCGCGCCGACCGTGACCCGGCGGCTGATCGCCGAGTTCGCCAACCGGCCCGAGCACCGGCGTCCCGACCCGGCCGCGCTGCGTGAGCTGACCGAGCGGGAACGGGAAGTGCTGGCGCTGGTCGCGGGTGGACTGTCCAATGAGGAGATCGCCGAGCATCTCGTGATCAGCCCGGCGACCTCCCGCACCCACGTCAGCCGAATCATGACCAAGCTGGGCGCGCGGGACCGCGCCCAGCTCGTCGTGCTGGCGTACGAGTCGAAACTGGTGACCCCGCGGGACTAG
- a CDS encoding sensor histidine kinase — protein sequence MPHRRKSVLLPVPLAIGCLLIAGASAHWRQPPPQFDALGVAWMLSGAVPLFWRNRWPYMVYVISTVLAFSYLYSGNPFAPTPLFPALALYTLAKRVGPLRSSIAGLVLIVGFVAAQFVTGGDMTDVRYVFFVPVAVSIGVASRYVRASRRSQHEVFEERARRVAEEERLRIAREVHDVVAHSLAMINVQAGVGAHVADRRPEEAKQALLAIKEASRAALVDLRATLGVLRSGEDRAPAPSLSRLDELLGSARGAGLSVEVSGEPGDLPAPVDSTAYRIVQEALTNTVRHAVDARTVSVRFSRDDGCLTVEVRDDGRPVQTEPGNGVRGMRERALALGGTLLAQSRDEGGFVVRAELPL from the coding sequence GTGCCCCACCGGCGGAAGTCCGTGCTGCTTCCCGTTCCGCTCGCGATCGGCTGCCTGCTGATCGCGGGGGCTTCCGCGCACTGGCGCCAGCCGCCGCCGCAGTTCGACGCGCTGGGCGTGGCGTGGATGCTGTCCGGCGCGGTGCCGCTGTTCTGGCGCAACCGCTGGCCGTACATGGTGTACGTGATCTCGACGGTGCTGGCGTTCAGCTACCTCTACTCCGGCAACCCGTTCGCCCCGACGCCGCTGTTCCCGGCGCTGGCGCTGTACACGCTGGCCAAGCGGGTGGGGCCGCTGCGGTCGAGCATCGCCGGGCTGGTGCTGATCGTCGGCTTCGTGGCCGCGCAGTTCGTCACCGGCGGCGACATGACCGACGTTCGGTACGTGTTCTTCGTGCCGGTGGCGGTCTCGATCGGCGTCGCCTCGCGATACGTGCGGGCCAGTCGCCGGTCGCAGCACGAGGTCTTCGAGGAACGGGCCCGCCGGGTCGCCGAGGAGGAGCGGCTGCGTATCGCCCGCGAGGTGCACGACGTCGTCGCGCACAGCCTGGCGATGATCAACGTGCAGGCCGGGGTGGGCGCGCACGTCGCCGACCGGCGGCCCGAGGAGGCCAAGCAGGCGCTGTTGGCGATCAAGGAGGCCTCCCGGGCGGCGCTCGTCGACCTGCGCGCCACGCTCGGTGTGCTGCGTTCCGGCGAGGACCGGGCGCCCGCGCCCAGCCTGTCCCGGCTCGACGAGCTGCTCGGCTCCGCCCGGGGCGCCGGGCTGTCCGTGGAGGTCAGCGGCGAACCCGGCGACTTGCCGGCGCCGGTCGACTCGACGGCGTACCGGATCGTGCAGGAGGCGCTCACCAACACCGTCCGGCACGCCGTGGACGCGCGTACCGTCAGCGTGCGGTTCTCGCGCGACGACGGTTGTCTGACCGTGGAGGTGCGGGACGACGGTCGGCCCGTGCAGACCGAGCCGGGCAACGGGGTTCGCGGCATGCGGGAACGGGCGCTGGCGCTCGGCGGCACGCTGCTGGCGCAGTCGCGGGACGAGGGGGGATTCGTGGTGCGGGCGGAGCTGCCGCTATGA